The stretch of DNA CTAAACACCACGCGTTTTGAAAGGGGTAAAAGATAAGAATGATTGAATTTGAAAAACCTAACATTCATAAAATTGATGAAAACGACAACTATGGTAAGTTTGTTGTAGAACCACTTGAACGTGGTTATGGTACAACTTTAGGGAATTCACTTCGTCGGATTCTTCTTTCTTCTTTACCTGGCGCTGCTGTTACCAGTATTCAAATTGATGGTGTGCTTCATGAATTTTCAACGGTTGAAGGGGTAACGGAAGACGTTACGGCCATCATCTTGAATGTGAAGAAGATCGCACTTAAGTTGGAATCAGACGAAACTAAGACATTGGAAATCGATGTTAAGGGTCCTGCGAACGTTACTGCCGGTGATATCATTGGTGATGCGGACGTTGAAGTCTTGAATCCAGACTTGGCAATTTGTACGGTAGCAGACGGGGCACACTTCCATATGCGTATGACCGCTAATACTGGTCGTGGTTATGTTTCCGCTGAGGATAACAAACATCGTGAAGATGATATGCCAATTGGCGTTTTGCCTGTTGATTCATTGTATTCTCCAATCGAACGTGTCAACTACCAAGTTGAAAATACGCGGGTTGGTCAACGTGATGATTTCGATAAGTTAACCTTAGACGTTTGGACAAATGGTTCAATCACTCCAAGTGAAGCCATTAGTCTATCAGCCAAAATCCTGACTGATCACCTTTCAATCTTCGTAAATCTCACTGATGAAGCTAAAAATACTGACGTGATGGTTGAGAAGGAAGAAACGCATAAGGAAAAGATGTTAGAAATGACGATTGAAGAGTTAGATCTCTCCGTTCGTTCATACAATTGTTTGAAACGTGCTGGTATCAACACGGTTCAAGAATTAACTAACAAAACTGAAGCTGATATGATGAAGGTTCGCAACCTTGGACGCAAGTCACTTGAGGAAGTTAAAGCAAAATTAGCTGACCTTGGGTTATCATTACGCAAAGAAGACTAATACAAGGGAGGATATCCGTTCATGAGTTACCGTAAATTACAACGTACAAGTTCACAACGTCGTGCCTTACTTCGCGATTTAACAAGTGCATTGGTCGTAAACGGCCGTATCGAAACAACTGAAGCTCGCGCTAAAGAAGTTCGTTCAACGACTGATAAGATGATTTCATTGGCTAAGAAGGGCGATTTACATGCTCGTCGTCAAGCTGCTGCTTTCATGCGCGACATTGTTGCTGATGTTAAAGAAGAAGACGACAACGTCACTGTACAAACTGCATTGCAAAAGCTATTTAGTGACTTAGCTCCTAAATATGCTGATCGCAATGGTGGTTACACACGAATTTACAAGACTATGCCTCGTCGTGGCGACGGTGCACAAATGGTTGTCTTGGAACTCGTTGACTAATTAAATTATTTTACGGATCACTGGGATTGATGGTTGACGGACGCTATGATGTTGGTTACTGCAATAGGTAACTTTAGTCTAGTTCGGAAGTTGTTTATGTTATACATAGATGGCATATCGCAATCTTAAGTGATTTTTTTTGGCGCCAGCCAACGGAAGCCTCAGCTTTGTAAGTTAACTAACTTACGAGCTGAGGCTTTTTGTCTTGGACTTTTTTGGCTAATAAACCGAAATTATTGGCGAATTTCCAGAGGTAAGGTGGGTCTACAGCGTCAACTTCAGTCTAACGATCCGTTGCAGCCGAGTCCGTACGGGATTTATTGTGAGACAAAAAAAGGGCCCTGATTCAGCGACGAATCAAGGCCCAATTGAGTTTTGATTAATTATGGCGTGTGAGTAACTGTTGTGTTAGACGAATCAAGTTATCACGCGCTGGAACAGCTGGTAACTTGTTTAAGAGTTTGAGTGCGTCATTGGTGTACTTGGTGGCAAGCGCTTGTGCTTGTGTCACACCACCAGCGTCAATGACGAGCTGCTGAACACGTTCTAAGTCAGTTTGGCTAATATTACCTTGTAAACGTAGTAAGGGTAATAACTCGCGTCGAGCATCTGTCTGTAATGCGAAGATCAATGGTGAGGTGTACACCCCTTCGACGACATCTTCCAAAATTGGTTTGCCAATTTCGTGACTAGTTTCTTGATAGTCGAGAATATCATCGAGAATCTGAAAAGCCATCCCAATCGCCATCCCGGCTTTTTGGGCCCGCGCAGCGAAACGATCGCTAGTGCCAGATTCGAAGGCCCCTAAGAAACAGCTGAGCGCAAATAATTCGGCTGTTTTCCCTTGGATCTGTTCCTGATACTGTGCCATGGTGATATCAATATGATAATGTCGATCTTTTTGCTGGACCTCGCCGACTAAAATTTTTTCCATTTTTGAAGAGTTCAATTGAATACTCTTAAAACTACTAGAATAATGAGACAAAATCTTGAAAACAACAACGAACAAGTAATCGCCAGCATAAACGGCGACATCTTTCCCAAATTGGGCCTGAATGCTCGTCGTATGGCGTCGGAGCGTAGCATCGTCAATAATATCATCATGGATCAGGGTGGCCGTGTGCAGTGTTTCTAGGGAAGCTGCCAACGCGATCATTCGCTGCCGATCTGTGGACTTAAATTGCGAAAATAATAAACAATAAGCGGGGCGTAACAGCTTACCACCACTATGAATCATTTCCAAAATGGCTTCGGTAATGGCCGTATCCGAAATATTGATATTGTCGTTCATCAACTGCATGACCTGTTTTAGTTCCGGCTGAAGTGTCGGGTAATCGTGCCAGATTGGATGTAATTGCGTTGCTTGCATGGTAGCGTTAGTCCTTTCTTGATTTTTCATGGTTAAAACGTAGGTACTTTAAGATGGTCACATGAGTAAATAAATAATTGGCGGCAATCCCCAAGGCGCCACCGGCTGCTAAACCGATGATCGATAGGACTGGTAAGTAAAGCATGACGGTCCAAGTCTGCGCAATTAAGCTGGCAACTAACAATTGGCCAACGTTGTGCATCACCCCACCAGTGGCGGAAATACCAATCAAACTGACACGCTTAGGCCCAAGTTGCTTCACTAAAATCATTGAAAACAAACTCAGAAAGGCGCCGCCAAAACTATATAAGAACGTGGAGAGTGTCCCACCTAGCAAAGCCGTCAAAATGAGTCGTAGCCAGGTGAGGGT from Lactiplantibacillus brownii encodes:
- a CDS encoding DNA-directed RNA polymerase subunit alpha, with the translated sequence MIEFEKPNIHKIDENDNYGKFVVEPLERGYGTTLGNSLRRILLSSLPGAAVTSIQIDGVLHEFSTVEGVTEDVTAIILNVKKIALKLESDETKTLEIDVKGPANVTAGDIIGDADVEVLNPDLAICTVADGAHFHMRMTANTGRGYVSAEDNKHREDDMPIGVLPVDSLYSPIERVNYQVENTRVGQRDDFDKLTLDVWTNGSITPSEAISLSAKILTDHLSIFVNLTDEAKNTDVMVEKEETHKEKMLEMTIEELDLSVRSYNCLKRAGINTVQELTNKTEADMMKVRNLGRKSLEEVKAKLADLGLSLRKED
- the rplQ gene encoding 50S ribosomal protein L17; this encodes MSYRKLQRTSSQRRALLRDLTSALVVNGRIETTEARAKEVRSTTDKMISLAKKGDLHARRQAAAFMRDIVADVKEEDDNVTVQTALQKLFSDLAPKYADRNGGYTRIYKTMPRRGDGAQMVVLELVD
- a CDS encoding polyprenyl synthetase family protein, translated to MQATQLHPIWHDYPTLQPELKQVMQLMNDNINISDTAITEAILEMIHSGGKLLRPAYCLLFSQFKSTDRQRMIALAASLETLHTATLIHDDIIDDATLRRHTTSIQAQFGKDVAVYAGDYLFVVVFKILSHYSSSFKSIQLNSSKMEKILVGEVQQKDRHYHIDITMAQYQEQIQGKTAELFALSCFLGAFESGTSDRFAARAQKAGMAIGMAFQILDDILDYQETSHEIGKPILEDVVEGVYTSPLIFALQTDARRELLPLLRLQGNISQTDLERVQQLVIDAGGVTQAQALATKYTNDALKLLNKLPAVPARDNLIRLTQQLLTRHN
- a CDS encoding Gx transporter family protein translates to MNNSYEQSNKTHRNIYIALLVAQGVIIGILERMIPFPFAFAPGAKLGLANLITIVAIFTLSFRDVITLTWLRLILTALLGGTLSTFLYSFGGAFLSLFSMILVKQLGPKRVSLIGISATGGVMHNVGQLLVASLIAQTWTVMLYLPVLSIIGLAAGGALGIAANYLFTHVTILKYLRFNHEKSRKD